ATTTACTCAATGATTGATTTATTTCTGCTCAATAGTGCAATTTCAGTGACTTAATATACCTGAGTGATTGCTGTACACGTGAAACAGACAAAGCTCCTCTTACATTTAGACCAGTGGTGGCGAACGGCGGTCCTGGAGAGctgcagtcctgcagagtttaacCCTAACCCGGCTTAAACCTCACCTGCCTGTGTCTTTTAAGTGACACTTTAGACCTTGAATAGCCTGCCCAGGTGGGTCTGGTAAGAGCTGGAGAATAACTGCAGGACCCATTTTGACATTTATTCATGCAGACGTTTTCCATCACAGTGAACAGGTCAAAGTAATTTATGTACCAGATTAACTCTAAAACCAGTGCAAATACTAATCAACACAAGTCATTTACGTACTAGTCATTTACATTGGCtatttaaacatgttttacTACTATGACACATGAATTATTAACATGCAGCCAATGTAAATATTAGTGTTCTGGTAGTTTGTAAATATGTGCATTTGACAAGCAATGTCACATCATAGGCCAAAGGTGAGACAGACAGGGAGAAGggtaatgtaaataaaaacaaaaattaacaGAAGAAAAAACAAGGGATATAAATGATAGCAGGATAAGAATCTGAACCATTCAATTGAGTCATTATTCAGAAACGTAGTATATTGGTAACTCAACATTGTCCTGATGTGTAAGATTCTAATGTAGTAAATATTCATAAAGAGTAACACAAAGAAATCATGTAGCATTTTCACAGCAACTCGCTCTTGACTGAAGAAGCGGCTAATTTAACATCACCAAAAGACCGTGTGACATCACAGACAGATTAACGCGAGCGAACGGCCGGCCCATTGAAACTGCAGCATATGCAACGGCCGCAGCAATCATGCATTCAAAAAGCAGCGTTTTTTGATGTCTGACACAAACAAAAAGCCGAAACAATGTATTGCTGCTGTTTTACAAACAGTGGTAATGAACTATGCTTCTGTAGCATACTAGTaagataaataaaattaaaagaacaaaacaaaagaaaaaaatgtttaaaagcaATCTAaacaaatatacataaatatgaaACTCAGACAAAAGAAACAAATAGAAAAGAGTGTAAAATAACAATATTAAAACAATCCTTagagatacacacacacaaacaaagatTGGCAAATGCAGTTTAGCTGTAATGGTTTTCATACTGAGCTAATTTTTCTATCCCCACCCCTAAACATCACTCTTATCTTTAGCGTttttgataaaaataaaaacgtgCTCACATTTTAAATGATTGGGTTTTTGAAGTGTCCATGTTTATGTTGTAATGCCCATTTACTACTCGTGTTGTTATACAAATTTGTCATAAACAACATACTCAAAGccacaaacacagacacatgTACACCCTTAACTGGTAATTGGGAACCAATTGCGTATGAGTTTTTTGATCAtataagaaaatgacatttTGTAAACCCCTTATTTCCTATTTTTCAGAGTCTCTGTGTCTCTGGTGCGGCTCTTAGCCAGCAGGAGGCGCCACTGTTaactttaaacaagcaaacgcACTGCAAATCGTGGTCCAGCATCTCTTCTCATTCATTTTTTAACTCTGTTCCATTGCTTTGTTCGTCCGTTGAACCGTCACCAATCCAATATCGATGACACGCCAATTCCATCATCTCAACTCCGCCCATTAGCCGTTGCTGACCCAGAAAGAAGATCACCATTAGCAGGAAGTAGACTCGTGCGGGAGCCCAGAGCCACAGCCCCACAAAAGACAGAGCGATGAAGAAGCTCCAGTACAGACGTGAAGCAGCTTTAATAAGTGATACTCTCAGCTCGCTCTTACATGGAGGCACACGAGCTTCAGGGGAGTCAAATGCGCGCGGAGAAGCCTGATAAAACTCTTGCAGACGCTGTTCTTTTTCAGCCCAGCGTTCCTGACACCAGGACTGCAGCTGCGCAGCTGATCGGCGCAGAGACGACAGTGGGTAGCGTTGCACATGAAAGTGAATCTCGCGTGGGAAAAGGCCCAGGACCAGGTGGCGCTCCGTCTGTGGGATGTTTTGAGGATATGCAACAGTAATGTCATGGACAGCATCCAAGTTACCACCTGAGAAAAGAAAAATGACTGTATATAAATAATCGCATAAACAAAATCAACATTAATAAAACACAGGCCATGTTCAAACATGCATATGATTTTAAGAGGCTGACAGTGAATTTTTAGGTATATCACAATTAGTCCTCATGCTCTACAatgatagctgcccactgctctggGTCTGTATGTTCTTGTGTTCACTACCTACTAGGATTACGGTAAAATGCAGAAGTAACATTTCGACATAcacagacatacacacacacaaacacacacatattcatatatacatacacgtaataaatacattttgactaatttcagtataaatgtgttttctataccaggaaagtgacaagataaaaaacacaattttctgttaaaaacttccacatagcatctttatgttataataacattaaaattatTGAAATCAATAttgaacatgtttttttttttaatccataatttgtttttaaagatttgttataaaaaacgcaaataaataacatacatacatacatacatacatacatacatacatacagtttAATGTGTGCTGCTCTTAAGtttatctgtttatttattgcatttatttattgcatCTACACTGCCACTTTAATTTTCCTCCATGTCGCTCTACGTCACTCTACTAAGACATTTTAGACACCGTTCTACCGCAGTAATCACAATATTATTGTCACTGTATGTCTGAGCCTCGTCACAAGCCTTTCAATGCCCAGTTTTCCCCAGTGTTAACTATgcaaatgacaaataaatgcCTCTTGACAGTTAAATGTATAGTACCAATATCCTATTAGGTGGCAGATGTTCTACTGTCCAGTAGACTTCTTCAGCCCTAATCATACTCACTGAACAAATCAcatctgtgaaaacccagctaaagtaattttttggtcatttacgttttttttttcttctttttacataaaatcattctatATGAAGGAGAGAACATTTGATGAAAATcattttgatatctttaataaggAGTAGGCCATGTCAAAGGTTAGATGAAATTCGTTCTAAGAAAATCATGTTTTTAAGAATTTCCAATTTAAAAAACAAGCTTAGATTTAACGCTGCATCACAAGTGAACCATAAGTTGTCTGTCTGTGTCATACCACGTAAAAGCTGAGTTAAGAGATTAAAGTAGAGCCTGACCGATTTATCGTGTTGACGATTTTATCTGCAGATATGAGCATGTCGCAGATATATCCGTTTCGGCGTATAAGCCACATATATGCACCGGTTATGAATGTTTTTCCACAAACTAAAAAGgatgcttttaaatgatgtaagtacttgtttgtccagcaggGCGCGCTCTATTATTTGCTACTGGTGGTGACCCAGGTCCCTCACTAGCCAATCGCCCGTCACTTCATTCAGTGGTCTCTTGTTCAGGAGGCAGTCAGTGCCTTCACAACAGTTTTATACCCGTTATTAAAATGCGTTTGGTCGATTAGATTATATGTGGACCAGAGAGACACATTCCCGTTTACACTTGGATTAAAAAcactgtctcttttgtccacttgcgaGTTGTTAAAAAACAAGCGGGAGAAATTACGCTGCTCGTGTTGTTGCTGAAAAtgcttattattaataaattcgTGCAGAACACTGTGGGTTTGCATCATAAAAACCTTGTGCTGGACATTACACATTAGATCAGTATGTTGTCAGTCAAGCATTGTCTTCTTAATGGTAAGACCAATATAATGTTATTCTCGTCAAAACTCCCAATGATTTAAGTTATATCGATTTTGTTCTGTTTGTGTTATAAAGTTACTAATAATAagtaaagtttattgtttagtGCACTGATATCAAAATCAATTGGTATAATTAAGTTTATTGTTAAATTGTTaaacacacctgcctatattacatatctttgtcacatGAATAtaagtgtttgatcaccacatttgtgagtgatcactaccaaaatgtatttatttcatAAAGTATATCctgttaatgtatatagtgtattctatgtacagtactgtagtataatatcagggttcttgcaggtttcagcaagttaaatttaagacctttttaagaccttttaagaccattatgagtaAAATTTAAGACCAACACGACACATTACTAGAAGCATTCGAATGATCTCAGAAATTCGCAAAACGTTCTATTTTTATGGATTCAGTTAtcgaaaaatataaaataaacacactaTTAAAACAAATACTCAAAATACACGGAAATACATTATGCTTAACCCTATTAGACCACGAGTGTTTGCGACGACAAATTCTATCCATAGCCCTTTAGGAAGAGACTGACAATGGAAGTCCAAAAAGCTCGGCCGTCACGGAGACTTCAGTTAGTTCCAGGAAGCTCATagtgagccattgaaatacattgagttagaggcaaagagctgtgatttttcttaattaattgtcaagaaatgcattgatttacaatatgTATATATCACACTAATATGTGCAAgtagtattttttataaaattctatcaacaatgttttttgacaaataaaatccaataataaGAGATCacttaaactaaggcctagtcctggcttaagctaatcgcTGTCgtggaaaccaccccataatgtttatctgcattaagaaaacgAAATTGACCATTAAAAGGCTGTTCGTGGTTTATTATGTGTTGCTAACGTTATCCACGAAGACCATTTCTTAATCCGAAGGCTATAgcctaaaataaaatattataaaatatttacattaaaattaactttaaaatattgattattctttttagttaatcgtaaattgttgtaatatgcttattatGACTtctgaatgtaatgctcagttaacttaacaAATAAACTAGGCTTGATAATGTTTGCAGCAGCCTCTGGAAGATACAGCCTTCAGATTAAGAAAGGCTCCGATTCTACCGCTATTCATTTAACCGTAACTCCTGAAGCATTTGCGCTATGAAAAAGTTTGAATTGTTCCTAAAAGAAGACAATTGCGCTTTTTGGCAATATATAAGTTATTACGGTACTTTCTTGCTTTCCGTCCGCCAATCGCTGCTGTTTGTTGAGAGCTGAAGGGGAAGCGCGTTAGGTTCGAGCGCATTGCAGCAGAGAGCAAAATTAAAGTCAAAGGAGTAAAAGCACTTTAAGCAGTGAGGTAAACAAAATCCTCCAAAGTGAAAACTGTGTAACACTAAAGTTGACTCGCTGTTGGTGGCTCGTGACTCGACGGCccgactgtttaagttgattttcaataaagtttattttttttccgCTATGTTTTAGAACCTGGCTAATACTCAGATAAGCCATGCACGGGCtagttggttaaattaacccagaaaaggctttacctagcttcctcccttaaaaaaaattaactatggttttactacagttaaaaccaaaaaaccatggttactgtagtaaaaccatagtaactacaaaataaccatggttttgacaatcatggttttcaaaaaccatagttacacCATAGTTAGTGttataaaaccatggttttgctgatagtaatcaatacaccaaaaaaccatggttactacacttttaccacaataaaatcatggttaattttcgtaagggctcttctagacgttgctttagtaatacgtgcacttataatattgattCATAGCcacagcaaatttaactgctcatgctatcatgtattttgttgtgctatctgtcgtttttctgtgcttttcactgcttctatttatgtaaagctgctttgaaacaattgacttttgtgaaaagcgctatataaatgtaagaatCTAAAAGATGTACCTTCCCCACACCCACTAGTTAACTTTTAAGCAAACcaaatatatatctatatatcctGTTTAATTCACATTATATGTTCCCATGGTTTTGATAATCCTTTTCATAGTGGCATTTTCTCTAATCATATATTTTGATGACAAGCTCATCCTGTCTTTAaggttttaaatatatacaatgcATATTATAGAAATGCTATGTGTCTGGGTTTTTCCATTGTATAAcacactgtttattttctggccTGTTCAGTTAAAGTTTTCCCCAGTGATTAATGATCTTACATTTGCTATGTTTGGAAAATATCCTTTGGTTAACTGCAGGTTGGATATTTTGGGAGTATGTGTCAGACCCTACTTCCCTGTTTTGAGTATCACTTCCCCTTATGTAGGTTGAACACAAAGCTGTCTTAATTAATCATACGATTATGGGCTAGACGGATTCGTCAATGTTTTGATCACAAGATTGTGCCAGACTGTATTCAGGTGACTAACGTTTCCTTTTtgcatcctatataatgtgaaGGATGTCTAATAAAAATTGGTCTATGATTGAAACTGCATCTCGGTGTCAGTGTCTTTCATGGTCCTCTGATATCAGATTTCTCTGCTGCTCACCTCAGATCCTCACCTAACAACCTAGGTACCGAACTTGAAAGAAAATCTCATACTCCTAGACCTGCTTAGAATTAGATtctaacaataaataaaattgaattgaattgaattgaaaaagatttttgcttacacAAAACTAAGTTAAAGGTTTGTTTCTTGCCCAGCCCACAGTATACAGTCAGAAAACAATACCTGTAATATAGCTAATGGCACGATTTGCGTGGATTACAAAGTGCGGACGCCGGTTTCTTTTTTAGAGACCCACTCATCTTTCTGCCTCCGCCACTGATTAGTTCTTCAGAGTTTTACattactatttattttttatgcggACAACGCTTTTCGGGAATGAACGgaggtaagaaatttaagacttgggttaattaaatttaagacctatgATAAAAATCTGGGCgtttttaaggccttaaatttaacattgtgaatttttttttttttttagactttttaagaccccgcgggaaccctgtatttaatatattgtatgttatactacagtataacatacagtatattgaaATGTTCATatcgaatgttgttttaattttaattcactgtTGCTCAAGCATGGCAGAACTCTGTGGACAATGATGAATTGAGAatataataatgaaataatgaatGACCTCTGACCTTTGCGCAGTGTGTCTACGATGAAGGTGAAGCCGGTGGTACGTGGGTGAAGGACAAACTTATAGTTTGGAAGACCGTTTCTTTCAGCAAACTCATCACTCTTGGCACGAGTGTAATCTGCGTAGAAAGATGAAAGACAAAAGTAATTGAAATGAGCTGAAAGAATGGGGTTAGAGCATCATCTATTGATGTATCGCAGATAGAAACAGCCTTCATGTCAATAGTTGGCCTATTTGcccattaatgttttaaattactattatactattaatattattatcatcatcatcatagcaTCACATTAACATTCATGCATAATGAGCACTGGTGACACCAAAGCGCACTGCATGCGCTATTTGCAAGAGGAGATCTGTAAACTGTGCTGTGTGTTCTAAATGACTATGCATGTCACAAATCAGTAAGATTACAGTAAAACAACATTAGgttttaggttttttttttttttaaaacaacttgcttttttgttttatttcccATATTTTTTTAGCCAACTGGTATCAATATCAGACAAGTTTATTCATTAGTTTGCAGGGTCTTACTTTTGCATCATCTTTAAACATTTGGAGGAACTGATCATAAATCATTGAACTATTATAAGATTCATGAGTGATTCACAGGTCAGAAAGATTTGTACTGGTAAATCTACAGATGATATACATTTTGGTCAACGCAACATTAGTGTAAGTGGTTGCTAAAACATTGACTACGCTAGGAGTAAAACAGTACAGTACACATAGACTTACAAGTTCAATGGATAGGACagttaaagtaaaaaattattatttttttatattattcctttataatatttgtttatttattttttaaaactaaaatatagTGTTCGATTTGTGGCTGCCTTTGCAGTTATTTATCACTTAAGAAAAATCAATAATAttactgtcaaatgtattttcaGATAATAAATACTTTAGTTGACTGTATGTATGTGTTCATATTTTATTAAGGGATAAATCTGAAGCACACCACTAAATAATTCTTATCAATTCATACAAGGCTAGTAATATATACAGCTGTAAATACAGAAGGctaatttcttttacattttcttaatTATTTTGCAAAATTGTTTTACCTTTGCACAAGTTACATTCAGAATGTtctttttactatatttattttacattgtttagcaaataatttttttaacattccagCAGTCATTATAGGGCCTTAAACACCTGGGGTCTTATTTAAAAAACTGGGCGTaagatccttactaaaagtctacataAGCACGAaagccaaaaat
The DNA window shown above is from Paramisgurnus dabryanus chromosome 23, PD_genome_1.1, whole genome shotgun sequence and carries:
- the LOC135768141 gene encoding lysocardiolipin acyltransferase 1-like isoform X1, whose protein sequence is MAMVSVRGLFFIVTLFLGSFFGSVFMLGPVLPVMLLSPAWYRWITDRIVATWLTLPVALLELVFGVKVVITGDGFVPGERSVIIMNHRTRLDWMFLWCCLLRFSYLRLEKICLKVAIKVVPGFGWAMQVASFIFIQRRWEDDRSHMTNMLQYFCHIKEPVQLLLFPEGTDLTDYTRAKSDEFAERNGLPNYKFVLHPRTTGFTFIVDTLRKGGNLDAVHDITVAYPQNIPQTERHLVLGLFPREIHFHVQRYPLSSLRRSAAQLQSWCQERWAEKEQRLQEFYQASPRAFDSPEARVPPCKSELRVSLIKAASRLYWSFFIALSFVGLWLWAPARVYFLLMVIFFLGQQRLMGGVEMMELACHRYWIGDGSTDEQSNGTELKNE
- the LOC135768141 gene encoding lysocardiolipin acyltransferase 1-like isoform X2; translation: MQVASFIFIQRRWEDDRSHMTNMLQYFCHIKEPVQLLLFPEGTDLTDYTRAKSDEFAERNGLPNYKFVLHPRTTGFTFIVDTLRKGGNLDAVHDITVAYPQNIPQTERHLVLGLFPREIHFHVQRYPLSSLRRSAAQLQSWCQERWAEKEQRLQEFYQASPRAFDSPEARVPPCKSELRVSLIKAASRLYWSFFIALSFVGLWLWAPARVYFLLMVIFFLGQQRLMGGVEMMELACHRYWIGDGSTDEQSNGTELKNE